Proteins encoded within one genomic window of Manis pentadactyla isolate mManPen7 chromosome 4, mManPen7.hap1, whole genome shotgun sequence:
- the LOC118935180 gene encoding olfactory receptor 1E5-like: protein MTGRNQTVLSEFLLLGLPIRPEQADLLYAVFLAMYVTTVLGNLLIIILIRLDSHLHMPMYFFLSNLSFSDLCFSSVTMPTFLHNMQSQVPSIPYAACLTQLYFFLLFGDLESFLLVAMAYDRYVAICFPLHYTSIMSPRLCLSLVGLCWVLTTFHAMLHTLLMARVRFCGNKVIPHFFCDMSALLKLACSDTRVNELVIFTIGGLLLVMPFLLIILSYARIVSSILKVPSARGIHKAFSTCGSHVSVVSLFYGTVIGLYLCPSADNSTAQETVMAVMYTVVTPMLNPFIYSLRNRDMKGALSSLFQKENSLFCVMAKLGIFTHLYPVDVLIWNIIPNFLFHH, encoded by the coding sequence ATGacaggaagaaatcaaactgtcctcTCAGAGTTCCTCCTGCTGGGCCTGCCCATCAGGCCAGAGCAGGCTGACCTGCTCTATGCCGTGTTCCTGGCCATGTATGTTACCACCGTCCTGGGGAACCTCCTCATCATCATCCTCATCCGCCTGGACTCCCACCTCCACATGCCTATGTATTTCTTTCTCAGCAATTTGTCCTTCTCTGACCTCTGTTTTTCCTCGGTCACGATGCCCACTTTCCTGCACAACATGCAGAGCCAGGTCCCATCCATCCCCTATGCTGCCTGCCTGACCCAATTGTACTTCTTCCTGCTTTTTGGAGACCTGGAGAGCTTCCTCCTCGTggccatggcctatgaccgctatgtggccatctgcttcCCCCTGCACTACACCTCCATCATGAGCCCCAGGCTCTGTCTGTCCCTGGTGGGGCTGTGCTGGGTGCTGACCACGTTCCATGCCATGTTACACACCCTGCTCATGGCCAGAGTGCGTTTTTGTGGAAACAAGGTGATCCCCCACTTTTTCTGTGATATGTCTGCTCTGCTGAAGCTGGCCTGCTCTGACACTCGAGTCAATGAGCTGGTGATATTTACCATAGGAGGCCTCCTCCTCGTCATGCCGTTCCTACTCATTATCCTGTCCTATGCACGAATTGTGTCCTCCATCCTCAAGGTCCCTTCTGCTCGGGGCATCcacaaggccttctccacctgtggctCCCACGTCTCTGTGGTGTCTCTGTTTTATGGGACAGTTATTGGTCTCTATTTATGCCCATCTGCTGACAATTCTACTGCCCAGGAGACTGTCATGGCTGTGATGTACACAGTGGTGAcacccatgctgaaccccttcatctacagcctgaggaacagagACATGAAGGGAGCCCTGAGCAgtctttttcaaaaagaaaattcccTTTTCTGTGTGATGGCAAAGCTTGGGATTTTTACACATTTGTATCCAGTAGATGTGttaatatggaatattattccaaatTTTTTATTTCACCATTGA
- the LOC118935181 gene encoding olfactory receptor 1E5-like encodes MGNQTVVSEFLLLGLPIRPEQADLVYALFLAMYVTTVLGNLLIIILIRLDSHLHTPMYLFLSNLSFSDLCFSSVTMPTFLHNMRRQVPSIPYAACLTQMYFFLLFADLESFLLVAMAYDRYVAICFPLHYTSIMSPRLCLSLVGLSWFLTTFISLWHTLLMARLSFCADNLIPHFFCDMSALLKLACSDIQINEMVIVILGGLIIIVPFLLIFSSYSRIVSSILKVPSARGIRKAFSTCGSHLSVVSLFYGTITALYLCPSADNSTAQDTVMAVMYTVVTPMLNPFIYSLRNRDMQGALGRVLSKWVIQLSLGQ; translated from the coding sequence ATGGGAAACCAAACTGTTGTCTCAGAGTTCCTCCTGCTGGGCCTGCCCATTAGGCCAGAGCAGGCTGACCTAGTCTATGCCCTGTTCCTGGCCATGTATGTTACCACCGTCCTGGGGAACCTCCTCATCATCATCCTCATCCGCCTGGACTCCCACCTCCACACGCCCATGTATTTGTTCCTCAGCAATTTGTCCTTCTCTGACCTCTGTTTTTCCTCAGTCACGATGCCCACTTTTCTGCACAACATGCGGAGGCAGGTTCCATCCATCCCCTATGCTGCCTGCCTGACCCAAATGTACTTCTTCCTGCTTTTTGCAGACCTGGAGAGCTTCCTCCTCGTggccatggcctatgaccgctatgtggccatctgcttcCCCCTGCACTACACCTCCATCATGAGCCCCAGGCTCTGTCTGTCCCTGGTGGGGCTGTCCTGGTTCCtgaccactttcatctccttgtgGCACACCTTGCTCATGGCTCGGCTGTCTTTCTGTGCTGATAACCTCATCCCTCACTTTTTCTGTGACATGTCAGCTCTGCTAAAGTTGGCCTGCTCTGACATTCAGATAAATGAAATGGTGATAGTTATCTTGGGAGGGCTCATCATTATTGTTCCATTCCTGTTAATCTTTTCATCTTACTCACGAATTGTGTCCTCCATCCTCAAGGTCCCTTCTGCCAGGGGCATCcgcaaggccttctccacctgtggctCCCACCTCTCTGTGGTGTCTCTCTTCTATGGGACAATCACTGCCCTCTACTTGTGTCCTTCAGCTGACAATTCTACTGCTCAGGACACTGTCATGGCTGTGATGTACACAGTGGTgacccccatgctgaaccccttcatctacagcctgaggaacagagacatgcagggagccctgggcagagTCTTGTCAAAGTGGgttattcagctttctctgggACAGTGA